One segment of Panicum virgatum strain AP13 chromosome 1K, P.virgatum_v5, whole genome shotgun sequence DNA contains the following:
- the LOC120711180 gene encoding protein ORANGE, chloroplastic-like — MLCSGRMLACSGFGAGRLRPLRAHAERLRPLLPARRWRVAASAAASGGTPDLPSSSPTPPFGVGDDQAVLSPGFCIIEGPETVQDFAKLDLQEIQDNIRSRRNKIFLHMEEIRRLRIQQRIKNAELGISVEEPDRELPDFPSFIPFLPPLSAANLKVYYATCFTLIAGIMVFGGFLAPILELKLGLGGTSYEDFIRSVHLPMQLSQVDPIVASFSGGAVGVISALMVVEINNVKQQEHKRCKYCLGTGYLACARCSSTGALVLTEPVSTFSDGDQPLSAPRTERCPNCSGAGKVMCPTCLCTGMAMASEHDPRIDPFI; from the exons atgctctGCTCCGGCCGCATGCTTGCCTGCAGTGGCTTCGGGGCCGGGCGGCTCCGGCCGCTGCGCGCCCACGCCGAGCGGCTGCGCCCGCTGCTGCCCGCCCGCAGGTGGCGCGTGGCGGCCTCCGCAGCGGCGTCCGGTGGCACCCCCGACCTGCCGTCCTCGTCGCCTACACCGCCGTTCGGGGTCGGAGACGACCAGGCCGTTTTGTCGCCAGG GTTTTGCATCATTGAGGGACCTGAGACAGTACAAGATTTTGCAAAGCTGGATTTGCAGGAGATTCAGGATAACATTAGGAGCCGCCGAAACAAGATTTTCTTGCATATGGAGGAG ATTCGCCGGCTGAGGATACAACAAAGAATAAAAAATGCAGAACTCGGAATTTCAGTTGAAGAACCTGATCGGGAGCTTCCTGATTTTCCATCATTTATTCCATTCTTGCCTCCGCTG AGTGCAGCTAATCTAAAGGTCTACTATGCTACATGTTTCACCCTCATTGCTGGGATAATGGTGTTTGGTGGTTTTCTTGCACCAATA CTGGAACTTAAACTCGGTCTAGGCGGCACATCTTATGAAGACTTCATCCGCAGCGTTCATCTGCCCATGCAATTGAG TCAGGTAGATCCCATTGTAGCATCGTTCTCAGGCGGAGCGGTTGGAGTTATCTCCGCCCTAATGGTTGTTGAGATAAACAATGTGAAGCAGCAGGAGCATAAACGGTGCAAATATTGTTTAGGAACCG GATACCTTGCCTGTGCCCGCTGTTCAAGCACAGGTGCCCTTGTGCTCACAGAGCCGGTTTCGACGTTCAGTGATGGTGATCAGCCTTTGTCGGCACCAAGGACAGAGAGATGCCCGAATTGCTCAGGCGCAGGAAAG GTGATGTGCCCAACATGCCTCTGCACTGGAATGGCAATGGCAAGCGAGCATGACCCTCGGATCGATCCCTTTATTTGA
- the LOC120711140 gene encoding U6 snRNA phosphodiesterase-like — MDALMANYASDSDSDGGEPAAVPAGDPEIPEPSALLPPPPLELLQPPNFVDYSAMAQGSRVRSFPHVEGNYALHVYIPVFIPSDAKKQLALAMKRAASLVPDLYAVDADYALSELCKDEHKLEKVLLSREFHVSLGRPVAVQVHQIDSFIAMLRQKFQSQQQYWMEFNKWEHFVNDDCTRSFLSLEVTRTGLPEISKQILMVDEIYRLHGLPEFYKNPRPHISLVWALGDISGKLKQAIKDIEKYQSSMTSLQKCNVRCKFSRVVCKVGKKVHDICKVAD, encoded by the exons ATGGACGCGCTCATGGCGAACTACGCGTCCGACTCCGACTCCgatggcggcgagccggcggccgTCCCCGCCGGCGATCCGGAGATTCCGGAACCTTCGGCCTTGCTCCCTCCGCCTCCCCTCGAACTCCTCCAGCCCCCCAACTTCGTAG ATTACTCAGCGATGGCGCAAGGGAGTCGCGTCCGGAGCTTCCCCCATGTGGAAGGCAACTACGCTCTGCATGTCTACATCCCTG TTTTCATACCTTCTGATGCAAAGAAACAGCTGGCCCTTGCTATGAAAAGAGCTGCATCTCTTGTGCCGGATCTTTATGCTGTTGATGCAGACTATGCACTTTCTGAGTTGTGCAAAGATGAACATAAGCTTGAGAAAGTGCTTCTGAGCAGGGAGTTTCATGTAAGCTTAGGAAGACCTGTTGCAGTTCAGGTGCATCAAATTGACTCCTTCATTGCAATGCTTCGCCAAAAGTTCCAGTCACAACAACA GTACTGGATGGAGTTCAATAAGTGGGAGCACTTTGTCAATGACGATTGTACACGGTCGTTTCTTTCACTAGAAGTTACAAGAACTGGTTTGCCGGAG ATAAGTAAGCAGATACTTATGGTAGATGAAATATATCGATTGCATGGTCTTCCTGAGTTTTACAAG AATCCACGGCCACATATTTCGTTGGTGTGGGCATTGGGTGATATCAGCGGCAAACTGAAGCAGGCAATAAAGGACATTGAAAAATATCAGAGCAGTATGACCTCATTACAAAAATGTAATGTTCGATGCAAGTTCAGTCGTGTAGTTTGTAAAGTAGGTAAGAAGGTGCATGATATCTGTAAAGTTGCAGATTGA